In Saccharomyces kudriavzevii IFO 1802 strain IFO1802 genome assembly, chromosome: 9, the following proteins share a genomic window:
- the SKDI09G0490 gene encoding MFS transporter (similar to Saccharomyces cerevisiae QDR2 (YIL121W); ancestral locus Anc_2.241) — MARETSNIMLGNDFEDELAESIRSYNKETADKLSLHRTESVKPEPEITAPPHSRFSRSFKTVLIAQCAFTGFFSTIAGAIYYPVLSVIERKFNIDEQLVNVTVVVYFVFQGLAPTLMGGFADSLGRRPVVLIAIIIYFGACVGLACTQTYAQIIVLRCLQAAGISPVIAINSGIMGDITTRAERGGYVGYAAGFQVLGSAFGALIGAGLSSRWGWRAIFWFLTIGSGICFLASLLILPETKRNISGNGSVMPKSLLNRAPILALSTVRRSLHLDNPDYETLEQPTKLNLLAPFKILKAYEICILMLIAGLQFSMYTTHLTALSTALSKQYHLSVAKVGLCYLPSGICTLCSIVVAGKYLNWNYRARLKKYQSWLDKERLKLLEEHDNDPGVVQNIMENDPQYTFNIFRARLQPAFVTLILSSCGFCAYGWCITAKAPLVAVLCMSGFASLFSNCILTFSTTLIVDLFPSKTSTATGCLNLFRCILSAIFIAALSKMVEKMKYGGVFTFLGALTSSSSILLFILLRKGKELAFKRKKQESGSNKEANLLGRMESTSSDYLAADEEEPYNIFPLNSRRQ, encoded by the coding sequence ATGGCAAGGGAAACATCAAATATAATGTTAGGAAATGACTTCGAGGACGAGCTTGCAGAAAGTATACGGTCATACAATAAGGAAACTGCAGATAAACTGAGTTTGCATAGGACTGAGAGTGTGAAGCCAGAGCCAGAAATTACAGCTCCTCCTCACTCGCGGTTTTCCCGTTCATTTAAGACAGTTTTAATAGCTCAATGCGCCTTTACTGGATTTTTTTCGACCATAGCAGGTGCCATTTACTATCCCGTTCTGAGTGTCATCGAAAGAAAGTTTAACATTGACGAACAATTAGTCAACGTCACTGTTGTGGTGTACTTTGTATTTCAGGGTCTTGCCCCCACGCTCATGGGCGGCTTTGCGGATTCTCTGGGTAGGAGGCCTGTTGTGCTTATCGCAATCATTATTTACTTTGGTGCCTGTGTCGGCCTTGCTTGTACTCAAACGTATGCTCAAATTATTGTGCTACGGTGTTTACAAGCCGCCGGGATCTCGCCTGTGATTGCGATCAATAGCGGAATTATGGGTGATATTACTACAAGAGCGGAACGCGGCGGGTACGTTGGATATGCTGCTGGGTTTCAGGTGCTCGGTTCCGCATTCGGAGCCCTTATAGGTGCAGGATTATCATCTAGATGGGGATGGAGGGCCATTTTTTGGTTCTTGACAATTGGGTCCGGCATTTGTTTTCTGGCGTCTCTCCTAATATTGccagaaacaaaaagaaatatttcgGGAAATGGCTCTGTGATGCCAAAATCACTCTTAAATAGGGCGCCCATTCTTGCATTGTCAACAGTGAGGAGATCTTTGCACTTAGATAATCCGGATTACGAAACTTTGGAACAGCCCACGAAATTGAATTTATTGGCGCCgttcaagattttgaaagccTATGAAATTTGTATACTCATGTTGATCGCTGGGTTGCAGTTTTCCATGTATACCACACATCTTACAGCACTATCCACTGCTTTAAGTAAGCAATATCACTTAAGCGTTGCAAAAGTGGGATTATGCTACCTTCCCTCCGGAATTTGCACATTGTGTAGTATTGTCGTTGCAGGAAAGTATCTGAACTGGAATTATAGAGCTAGACtgaagaaatatcaaaGCTGGTTAGACAAGGAAAGATTAAAGCTCTTAGAAGAGCATGATAACGATCCGGGTGTGGTACAAAATATAATGGAGAATGACCCTCAATATACCTTTAATATCTTTAGGGCGAGACTACAACCTGCATTCGTTACGTTGATCTTGAGTAGTTGTGGATTTTGCGCATATGGCTGGTGCATTACCGCCAAAGCTCCGCTGGTGGCAGTTCTTTGTATGAGTGGGTTTGCGTCGCTCTTCTCTAATTGCATTCTAACTTTCTCCACAACTCTTATTGTTGATCTGTTCCCGTCGAAGACATCTACTGCCACAGGATGTCTGAACCTATTTCGATGCATCTTGTCTGCCATTTTTATTGCCGCATTGAGTAAAATggtagaaaaaatgaagtacGGAGGCgtttttacatttttggGGGCTTtaacatcatcatcatcgatacttttatttattctcttgagaaaagggaaagaaCTGGCTttcaagaggaagaaacaAGAATCAGGGTCCAACAAAGAAGCAAATCTTCTCGGAAGGATGGAAAGCACATCTTCTGATTACCTCGCAGCCGATGAAGAGGAACCGTATAATATATTCCCTCTAAATAGCAGACGCCAATAA
- the POG1 gene encoding Pog1p (similar to Saccharomyces cerevisiae POG1 (YIL122W); ancestral locus Anc_2.240), with the protein MEREPHKQFEEKKKQKRPMAAEGEQNFSLSSGTTVTADAADESSGRRPAEALQTRESLSLRIKLLKRLGIDDVQDLDASDVDLVDQFVNIRLVNDTKELEKIRGSNLTKLSQIIEKCVASDKISDSILNKILDMSMSRDASNDHNNHLMVPSPTMTKKRKIGASELASPRGHRRYRSDIPTVSEIETGVGYPQVHQQPSAYTLPVPASQWMANPYMQPPQSQVQQLVPQYLYPPGMGPQPPLPTMNPNSESQTPVMSSQFLSLNQHGLYQQNMGAHPVMSMGPQANIYGQQQQLQHSQERDPPRKSFSHRRSQSANISMANFRSPMRNPQPGSSHRPVNFLIHTPKHPPPT; encoded by the coding sequence ATGGAACGAGAGCCACATAAGCaattcgaagaaaaaaagaagcaaaaacGACCAATGGCTGCTGAAGGAGAACAGAATTTCTCGTTGTCTTCCGGCACTACAGTGACAGCTGATGCCGCAGACGAGAGTTCCGGCAGGAGACCAGCAGAAGCGCTACAAACGAGGGAGTCTCTATCACTGCGAATAAAGTTGCTGAAACGGCTTGGAATCGACGACGTTCAAGATCTGGATGCAAGTGATGTCGACCTAGTGGACCAGTTTGTGAATATACGATTGGTAAATGACACAAAAGAATTAGAGAAGATACGTGGGTCGAATCTCACCAAACTGAGCCAAATTATCGAAAAATGTGTGGCAAGCGATAAAATCAGTGATTCGATATTGAACAAGATTCTTGACATGTCGATGAGCAGGGACGCCAGCAATGATCACAATAACCACCTTATGGTACCGTCGCCGACAATGACGAAGAAACGTAAGATAGGCGCGTCTGAGTTAGCCAGTCCACGGGGCCATAGAAGGTACAGATCTGATATTCCCACGGTGTCGGAAATTGAAACAGGTGTCGGATACCCTCAAGTGCATCAGCAACCGAGTGCATACACTTTGCCCGTACCTGCAAGCCAGTGGATGGCGAATCCGTATATGCAACCCCCACAATCACAAGTACAGCAGTTGGTGCCACAGTATTTATACCCGCCAGGGATGGGACCGCAGCCTCCGCTGCCAACGATGAACCCAAATTCCGAGTCCCAGACACCTGTGATGAGCTCGCAATTTCTCTCTCTAAACCAGCACGGCCTTTACCAACAAAACATGGGTGCGCACCCCGTAATGAGCATGGGCCCACAAGCAAACATATACGGCCAGCAACAACAGCTGCAACACAGTCAAGAACGAGATccaccaagaaaaagtttcaGTCATAGAAGGTCGCAGAGCGCTAACATTTCCATGGCGAATTTTAGGTCGCCCATGCGAAATCCTCAGCCGGGTTCATCTCACAGACCTGTTAATTTTCTAATCCATACCCCCAAACATCCTCCTCCCACATGA
- the RHO3 gene encoding Rho family GTPase RHO3 (similar to Saccharomyces cerevisiae RHO3 (YIL118W); ancestral locus Anc_2.249), with protein MSFLCGSASASNKPIERKIVILGDGACGKTSLLNVFTRGYFPEVYEPTVFENYIHDIFVDSKHITLSLWDTAGQEEFDRLRSLSYSDTQCIMLCFSIDSRDSLENVQNKWVGEITDHCEGVKLVLVALKCDLRNNENETNAITPNNIQQVNSVSNGNSNNVNSNSNAKNLISYEEGLTMAKRIGALRYLECSAKLNKGVNEAFTEAARVALTAGPVATEAKSDGGSGCTIM; from the coding sequence atgtcatttttatGTGGGTCAGCCTCAGCATCAAATAAGCCAatcgaaagaaaaattgttattCTAGGTGATGGTGCCTGTGGTAAGACTTCGTTACTGAATGTTTTCACCAGAGGTTACTTCCCTGAAGTGTATGAGCCCACTGTTTTCGAAAACTATATccatgatatttttgttgaCAGTAAACATATCACGTTATCTTTGTGGGATACTGCGGGTCAAGAAGAGTTTGATAGATTACGATCCTTGTCTTATTCAGATACGCAATGTATAATGCTATGTTTTAGTATTGATTCACGCGATTCCTTGGAGAACGTTCAAAATAAATGGGTAGGTGAAATCACTGATCATTGTGAGGGCGTCAAATTAGTTTTGGTCGCACTAAAATGCGACTTGAGAAACAACGAGAACGAAACAAACGCCATCACGCCGAACAATATCCAACAAGTTAACAGCGTTTCCAATGGCAACAGCAATAACGTAAATAGTAACTCTAATGCCAAAAACCTGATAAGTTATGAAGAAGGTCTTACCATGGCGAAGAGGATTGGCGCGCTGCGTTATCTGGAATGTAGTGCTAAACTAAATAAAGGTGTTAACGAAGCCTTCACGGAAGCTGCAAGAGTTGCTTTAACCGCGGGCCCAGTAGCAACTGAAGCGAAAAGCGACGGTGGATCCGGCTGTACTATTATGTAA
- the HIS5 gene encoding histidinol-phosphate transaminase (similar to Saccharomyces cerevisiae HIS5 (YIL116W); ancestral locus Anc_2.252), which produces MVFDLKRIVRPKIYNLEPYRCARDDFTEGILLDANENAHGPVPIELGKTNLHRYPDPHQLDFKTAMTKYRNKTSSYSNDPTVKPLRADNLCLGVGSDESIDAIIRACCVPGKEKILVLPPTYSMYSVCANINDVEVVQCPLTVSDNSFQMDTEAALTILKNDPLIKLIFVTSPGNPTGAKIKTCLIEKILQNWENGLVVVDEAYIDFCGGSTAPLVTKYPNLVTLQTLSKSFGLAGIRLGMTYATSDLANILNAMKAPYNISSLASEYALKAVQDSSLQKMEATSKLINEEKMRLLKDLTALDYVDDQYVGGLDANFILIRINGGDNALAKKLYYQLATQSGVVVRFRGNELGCSGCLRITVGTHEENTHLINYFKETLYRLAKE; this is translated from the coding sequence ATGGTTTTCGATTTGAAGAGAATTGTTAGACCAAAAATCTATAACTTGGAACCTTATCGTTGCGCAAGAGATGATTTCACAGAGGGTATATTGTTGGACGCCAATGAAAATGCTCACGGACCTGTGCCAATTGAATTAGGAAAGACCAATTTGCACCGCTATCCAGATCCTCATCAATTGGACTTCAAGACAGCAATGACGAAATACAGGAACAAGACCAGTAGTTATTCCAATGATCCAACCGTAAAGCCCCTAAGAGCTGATAATTTGTGTCTAGGTGTGGGGTCCGATGAAAGTATCGATGCTATCATTCGAGCCTGTTGTGTTCcaggaaaggaaaaaatcttgGTTCTCCCACCAACATATTCGATGTACTCTGTCTGTGCAAACATTAATGACGTAGAGGTTGTTCAATGTCCATTAACTGTTTCCGATaactcttttcaaatggaTACAGAAGCTGCATTaacgattttgaaaaatgatcCCCTGATTAAATTGATATTTGTTACTTCACCAGGTAATCCAACGGGGGCCAAGATTAAAACCTgtttgattgaaaaaatattacaGAATTGGGAAAACGGGTTAGTTGTTGTGGATGAAGCTTATATAGATTTTTGCGGTGGATCTACCGCCCCACTAGTCACCAAGTATCCAAATTTGGTAACTTTGCAAACGCTATCTAAATCATTTGGTTTAGCCGGTATTAGGTTAGGTATGACATATGCTACATCGGATTTGGCAAATATTCTAAATGCAATGAAGGCACCTTATAACATTTCCTCTCTGGCATCTGAATATGCACTGAAGGCTGTCCAGGACAGTAGTCTGCAAAAAATGGAGGCTACCTCCAAACTAATCAACGAAGAGAAAATGCGTCTCTTGAAGGATTTAACAGCTTTAGATTATGTTGATGACCAATATGTTGGTGGATTGGATGCAAATTTCATCTTGATACGGATCAACGGTGGTGACAATGCTTTAGCAAAGAAGTTGTACTATCAGTTAGCCACTCAATCTGGTGTCGTAGTTAGATTTAGAGGTAATGAATTAGGTTGTTCTGGATGTTTGAGAATTACTGTCGGCACTCATGAAGAAAACACACATTTGATAAACTACTTCAAAGAAACGTTATATAGATTGGCTAAAGAATAA
- the PRM5 gene encoding pheromone-regulated protein PRM5 (similar to Saccharomyces cerevisiae PRM5 (YIL117C) and YNL058C; ancestral locus Anc_2.250): MTLITINKRGLPKLTTASTATTASSTSIITSAVSSSSSALPSSNSTSSSVIPSITPPSKNGNPYIIDSGSMPNGTVFIIVGAIAGAIFLAILLWWIIVTYSSHRLTKSVQDYESKMFSTQHTQNYGDSSYTDLSAKGLYQDHPHDRFDDSDAENKDESAKIALVYHNVNEKILSSNFERPISPLVSNSNRNSLFISPTGDILNKTRLSKLYQESPKLLQKPLVATSNNASSNSLISTISSSSISSTDNGNEKKIEEDMKKPARIAASPNRKLSGSPGSNDSSKSQRSKGSSLAVQPKRKATPSTYLEDMLEGKQQDE, encoded by the coding sequence atgacattaaTTACCATTAACAAGAGAGGCTTACCAAAGTTGACTACGGCCTCCACAGCGACAACAGCTAGTTCAACCAGCATAATAACATCAGctgtttcttcatcttcttctgcatTACCTTCGTCCAACTCTACATCATCTTCTGTCATCCCAAGTATCACTCCTCCGTCTAAAAATGGTAACCCGTATATTATAGATTCTGGCAGTATGCCTAATGGAACAGTATTCATTATAGTTGGTGCCATTGCGGGAgcgatttttttggctatACTTCTATGGTGGATAATAGTGACGTATTCTTCCCATAGACTGACTAAAAGCGTTCAAGACTATGAATCAAAAATGTTCTCCACACAGCATACCCAAAATTACGGTGATTCTTCGTACACGGATTTGTCAGCTAAAGGCCTCTACCAGGATCACCCCCACGACCGGTTTGATGATAGCGACGCTGAAAATAAGGATGAATCGGCCAAAATTGCGCTGGTCTATCATAATGTCAATGAGAAAATACTTTCAagtaattttgaaagaccAATATCCCCTTTAGTATCTAACTCGAAtagaaattctttatttatttcaCCAACcggtgatattttgaacaagACAAGATTATCCAAACTTTACCAGGAAAGTCCGAAGTTACTACAAAAACCTTTGGTTGCAACCAGTAACAATGCGTCTTCAAATTCTCTAATTTCCACAATCTCTTCGTCATCCATATCGTCGACTGATAATGGTAACGAGAAGAAAATCGAGGAAGACATGAAGAAACCTGCCAGAATTGCAGCCTCACCAAACCGGAAGCTCTCAGGTTCACCTGGAAGCAATGACAGCTCAAAAAGCCAACGCAGTAAGGGGAGTTCGTTGGCTGTGCAgcccaaaagaaaagctaCGCCTTCTACATACCTTGAAGATATGCTAGAGGGAAAACAACAGGATGAGTAA
- the SIM1 gene encoding putative glucosidase SIM1 (similar to Saccharomyces cerevisiae SIM1 (YIL123W) and SUN4 (YNL066W); ancestral locus Anc_2.239), which translates to MKFSTAVTTLISSSAIVSALPHVDVHQEDSHEHKRAVAYKYVYETVVVDSDGHTVVPTVAEATSGTAVATAAVVTTTSVLAPTTSASVAVSSVALAKNEKISTAAASATVLTPQGASSSSVSSAPETTSVSSSSTEEATQTSSDASTSSATPSSTSVTSSSATKSSASSSSSASQSTSTSSSSSSSGSIYGDLADFSGPSEKFQDGTISCDKFPSGQGVIPIDWIGEGGWSGVENTDTSTGGSCKEGSYCSYSCQPGMSKTQWPSEQPSDGRSVGGLLCKNGYLYRSNTDADHLCEWGVEAAYVVSKLSKGVAICRTDYPGTENMVIPTFVEGGSSLPLTVVDQDSYFTWEGKKTSAQYYVNNAGVSVEDGCIWGTSGSGIGNWAPLNFGAGSTDGVAYLSLIPNPNNSDALNYNVKIVAADDSSNVIGECVYENGKFSGGADGCTVSVTSGKAHFVLYN; encoded by the coding sequence ATGAAATTCTCAACTGCCGTTACTACGTTGATCAGTTCTAGTGCCATCGTGTCTGCACTACCACACGTTGACGTACACCAAGAAGATTCTCACGAGCACAAAAGAGCTGTTGCGTACAAGTACGTTTACGAAACCGTTGTTGTCGACTCTGATGGCCACACCGTGGTCCCTACCGTTGCTGAAGCCACTTCTGGCACTGCAGTCGCCACCGCCGCCGTCGTTACCACAACTTCTGTTCTGGCTCCAACCACCTCCGCTTCCGTTGCTGTTTCTTCTGTTGCTCTAGCTAAGAACGAAAAGATCTCTACAGCGGCCGCCTCCGCCACTGTCTTGACACCTCAAGGGGCATCATCCTCCTCCGTTTCTTCTGCTCCAGAAACCACCTccgtttcttcttcatccacTGAAGAAGCCACCCAAACATCAAGTGACGCTTCCACTTCCTCTGCGACCCCATCCAGTACTTCCGTCACTTCCTCTTCTGCCACAAAATCCAGCGcctcctcttcatcttccgCTTCCCAGTCTACTTccacttcttcttcctcttcttccagTGGTAGTATATACGGTGATTTGGCCGACTTCTCAGGTCCAAGCGAGAAATTCCAAGACGGTACCATTTCCTGCGACAAATTCCCATCCGGCCAAGGTGTAATTCCTATTGATTGGATCGGCGAGGGTGGATGGTCCGGTGTGGAAAATACCGACACCTCTACTGGCGGTTCGTGCAAGGAGGGCTCTTACTGTTCCTACTCCTGCCAACCTGGTATGTCCAAGACCCAATGGCCATCCGAGCAACCATCCGACGGTAGATCCGTCGGTGGTTTGTTGTGTAAGAACGGTTACTTGTACCGTTCAAACACTGACGCCGACCACTTGTGTGAATGGGGTGTCGAGGCCGCTTACGTCGTTTCCAAGTTGAGCAAAGGTGTTGCCATTTGCAGAACCGACTATCCAGGTACCGAAAACATGGTTATCCCAACTTTTGTAGAAGGCGGTAGCTCTTTGCCATTGACCGTCGTCGACCAAGATTCTTACTTTACTTGGGAAGGTAAGAAGACGTCTGCCCAATACTACGTTAACAACGCCGGGGTCTCTGTGGAAGATGGTTGTATCTGGGGTACTTCAGGGTCGGGTATCGGTAACTGGGCCCCATTAAATTTTGGTGCTGGTTCCACCGATGGTGTCGCCTACTTATCTTTGATTCCTAACCCAAACAACAGTGATGCATTGAACTACAACGTCAAGATAGTTGCTGCCGATGATTCATCCAATGTCATTGGAGAATGTGTTTACGAAAATGGTAAGTTCTCTGGCGGCGCTGATGGCTGTACTGTTTCTGTTACCTCTGGTAAAGCTCACTTCGTCCTATACAATTGA
- the RPI1 gene encoding Rpi1p (similar to Saccharomyces cerevisiae RPI1 (YIL119C); ancestral locus Anc_2.244) encodes MYLEYLQPKLNLMDSSNSMNKNFPDYSPNLNTPITSNFNEETGSDSSLITPRITSNSNSHSNSNSNSNSNSNASSIDENELNHSNSSSSSARQIRKKWKEPEDIAFITTIMNNSQLLTFVEYFKPMKNFWKKISKILFQQYGYERNSRQCHDRFKVLYTKSLKVHPTKKIKQKKKKSKQETNSTLNFDPSKLSRMQYLLLQLQNTFSFVNGNIILKSQKTLKPTKNGDNDNISNNKNAHNNNNNSNVNENNNHSTNVFSTPEHIQSSINLDKLESLPALDTKVEPSFISPAQFSLLSSAAADNFVLQTPPSPFFQQAIPLQLPRDSQQQEQISPVISTDVIYMWQAMFSTIENLKEQVNGLKNEVKQLNRKFYQQNKILHNMPTSDSDTFMQH; translated from the coding sequence ATGTACTTGGAATACCTTCAGCCAAAGTTGAACCTTATGGATAGTTCAAACTCtatgaataaaaattttcctgATTATTCACCGAATTTAAACACGCCCATTACATCGAATTTTAATGAAGAAACGGGCTCGGATTCCTCCTTGATTACCCCAAGAATAACTTCGAATTCGAATTCGCATTCGAACTCAAATTCTAATTCCAATTCTAATTCTAACGCAAGTTCCATAGATGAAAATGAGCTAAACCATTCCAACTCATCCTCCTCTTCTGCAAGACAGATCAGGAAAAAGTGGAAAGAACCTGAAGATATAGCTTTCATTACCACAATAATGAATAATTCTCAATTATTGACATTCGTAGAATATTTCAAGCCcatgaagaatttttggaaaaaaatttcaaagattctgttccaacaatatgggtatgaaagaaattctcGCCAATGTCATGATAGATTTAAAGTCTTATACACAAAATCTTTGAAGGTGCAtccaacaaagaaaataaaacaaaagaagaaaaagtcaAAGCAGGAGACAAACTCAACTTTAAATTTTGATCCGtcaaaattatcaagaatGCAATATTTACTTCTACAGTTACAGAATACTTTCAGTTTTGTAAATGGAAACATTATATTAAAATCGCAAAAAACTCTGAAGCCGACCAAAAATGGTGATAACGATAACATTAGTAACAATAAGAACGCccataataataataataacagtAACGTCAACGAAAATAACAATCATAGCACTAATGTTTTCAGTACACCAGAGCATATCCAGTCCAGTATAAATCTCGATAAATTGGAATCTTTACCGGCTTTGGATACCAAAGTGGAGCCTTCATTCATTAGCCCAGCccaattttctttattgtcATCAGCGGCAGCTGATAATTTCGTTCTGCAAACTCCACCATCGCCTTTTTTCCAACAAGCAATACCTCTACAGCTACCGCGGGATTCGCAGCAACAAGAGCAGATTTCACCAGTAATCTCTACGGATGTAATCTACATGTGGCAAGCAATGTTCAGcactattgaaaatttaaaaGAACAAGTTAACGgtttaaaaaatgaagtaaAACAATTAAATCGCAAGTTCTACCAACAGAATAAAATATTACACAATATGCCGACTTCAGATTCAGACACTTTCATGCAACattaa